A region of bacterium DNA encodes the following proteins:
- a CDS encoding creatininase family protein, translated as MCDRNEARDPYYLPHLTWPEVGELLKTTDTVILPFGAIEQHGPALPIGTDTLGVIAVSREAARRAKVLCAPTLFPALSSHHMKFPGTITLTEETFSRVVLEAAGSLASHGFRRIVLSNGHGGNEATLTYLAYRITRETPASAMVFGIAELRKIYLTANIDKLDIHAGIGETSSMLYQQPELVRTEKIQRPRMTLDAWRERLLTQVRADPALLRYVTLKLPPVDEISSNGCITYGDPGDGTVQRGRELFDAYVEALVAFIRAWQTATA; from the coding sequence ATGTGCGACCGCAACGAGGCCCGCGACCCGTACTACCTGCCGCACCTGACGTGGCCGGAAGTCGGCGAGCTGCTCAAGACGACCGATACGGTGATCCTGCCCTTCGGGGCGATCGAGCAGCACGGGCCGGCACTCCCCATCGGCACCGACACGCTCGGTGTGATCGCGGTCTCGCGCGAGGCCGCCCGCCGGGCGAAGGTCCTGTGCGCGCCGACTCTGTTTCCCGCGCTCTCCAGCCACCACATGAAATTCCCCGGCACGATCACGCTGACCGAGGAGACTTTCAGCCGCGTGGTGCTGGAGGCCGCCGGCTCGCTCGCGTCGCACGGGTTCCGGCGCATCGTGCTGTCGAACGGCCACGGCGGCAACGAGGCGACGCTGACGTATCTCGCCTACCGCATCACGCGCGAGACCCCCGCCTCGGCGATGGTGTTCGGCATCGCCGAGCTGCGCAAGATCTACCTCACGGCGAACATCGACAAGCTGGACATTCACGCGGGCATCGGCGAGACGTCGAGCATGCTGTACCAGCAGCCGGAGCTCGTGCGGACGGAGAAGATCCAGCGCCCCCGCATGACGCTCGACGCCTGGCGTGAACGGCTCCTCACGCAGGTGCGGGCCGACCCGGCGCTCTTGCGGTACGTCACGCTCAAGCTGCCGCCCGTGGACGAGATCTCGTCGAACGGCTGCATTACCTACGGCGATCCCGGCGACGGGACGGTGCAGCGGGGCCGGGAACTGTTCGACGCCTACGTCGAGGCGCTGGTCGCCTTCATTCGGGCCTGGCAAACGGCGACGGCGTGA
- a CDS encoding ABC transporter permease, with the protein MLLHALAGDRLAGACAAFLLAVVLLAVVGPFLTRYAYDAQDLDALFHLPGAAHWFGTDQFGRDSFTRIVYGARVSLSVGFAAVACESLLGMTWGTVAGYYGGAVDNVLMRIVDLLIGFPTILLAILVTGIFGPSLTNIVIALVLTAWPGTARTIRSEVVAIRERDYVDGARALGATTPRILARHLVPNVVHLLIVRATLDVSTLVLAEATLSFIGIGVQPPHPSWGQMIYESFQYLDGHPLLLVFPAAALSVTVIAFNVVGEFLSRVLDPRYVARR; encoded by the coding sequence ATGCTGCTGCACGCGCTGGCCGGCGACCGCCTCGCGGGGGCGTGCGCGGCCTTCCTCCTCGCGGTCGTCCTGCTGGCGGTGGTGGGCCCGTTCCTGACCCGCTACGCCTACGACGCGCAGGACCTCGACGCGCTCTTCCACCTGCCCGGCGCGGCGCACTGGTTCGGCACCGACCAGTTCGGCCGGGATTCGTTCACGCGCATCGTCTACGGCGCGCGCGTCTCGCTGTCGGTGGGGTTCGCGGCCGTCGCCTGCGAGTCGCTGCTCGGGATGACGTGGGGCACCGTCGCCGGCTACTACGGCGGGGCGGTGGACAACGTGTTGATGCGGATCGTCGACCTCCTCATCGGCTTCCCGACGATCCTGCTCGCCATCCTGGTCACGGGGATCTTCGGTCCGAGCCTGACCAACATCGTGATCGCCCTGGTGCTGACCGCCTGGCCGGGGACGGCCCGTACGATTCGGAGCGAGGTCGTCGCGATCCGCGAGCGCGACTACGTGGACGGCGCGAGGGCGCTCGGGGCGACCACGCCGCGGATCCTCGCCCGGCACCTCGTCCCGAACGTCGTGCACCTTCTGATCGTGCGGGCGACGCTCGACGTGAGCACGCTCGTCCTCGCGGAGGCGACGCTCAGCTTCATCGGCATCGGCGTCCAGCCGCCGCACCCGAGCTGGGGCCAGATGATCTACGAGAGCTTCCAGTACCTCGACGGGCACCCGCTGCTGCTCGTCTTCCCCGCCGCGGCGCTCTCGGTCACCGTCATCGCGTTCAACGTCGTCGGCGAGTTTCTGTCGCGCGTGCTCGATCCGCGCTACGTCGCCCGGCGCTAA
- a CDS encoding Xaa-Pro peptidase family protein, translating into MPRVPYDLESRRPYLVQAFSDAEYDRRVTALRTAMAREGLDALCVYANAASPSAIAYLTNYVPAFGSAFCIARPDGTMTVVTDAVLHGEPMHSMIWMCRVTDVRVALGPVYGGAADEIAGLAADAAGSARRVGLAGGASLPYGLYAALARRLPELVPADQILARIRLEKSDEEIAAMRRAGEISDEAMRAVFATLEAGVEETVVAAAGVQRMHALGGREAFATCVVGGEQAGLKHGTPRRRALRDGESVFIDLGAAYHGYAADTSRCTAVGRAAGRVRDLLSVGADLYHAGLSAIRPGCTVEDVSNALLAVVRGTRFEPYYCAGGFGHGIGMSVIEVPGLYAGNATALRPRMTVAYEPMVVVEGLGTGVVEDTLLVTETGYERLTNYPVITWS; encoded by the coding sequence ATGCCCCGTGTTCCCTACGATTTGGAGTCGCGGCGTCCGTATCTGGTGCAGGCGTTCAGCGACGCCGAGTACGACCGGCGCGTTACGGCGCTCCGGACCGCGATGGCGCGCGAGGGCCTCGATGCTCTGTGCGTGTACGCGAACGCGGCCTCTCCATCGGCGATCGCCTACCTCACCAACTACGTCCCCGCGTTTGGCAGCGCGTTCTGCATCGCGCGGCCGGACGGCACGATGACGGTCGTGACGGACGCGGTGCTGCACGGAGAGCCGATGCACTCGATGATCTGGATGTGCCGGGTGACGGACGTGCGTGTGGCCCTCGGCCCCGTCTACGGCGGGGCGGCCGACGAGATCGCGGGACTCGCCGCCGACGCCGCCGGCTCCGCGCGCCGCGTGGGCCTCGCGGGCGGCGCGTCGCTTCCCTACGGATTGTACGCCGCGCTCGCGCGGCGCCTGCCGGAGCTCGTGCCGGCCGACCAGATCCTCGCGCGCATCCGGCTCGAAAAGAGCGACGAGGAGATCGCGGCGATGCGGCGCGCCGGCGAGATCTCCGACGAGGCGATGAGAGCCGTCTTCGCCACCCTCGAGGCCGGCGTCGAGGAGACGGTCGTCGCCGCGGCGGGCGTCCAGCGGATGCACGCGCTCGGGGGCCGCGAGGCCTTCGCCACGTGCGTGGTCGGCGGCGAGCAGGCGGGACTGAAGCACGGGACGCCGCGGCGGCGCGCGCTGCGGGACGGCGAGAGCGTGTTCATCGACCTCGGCGCCGCCTATCACGGCTACGCAGCCGACACGAGCCGCTGTACCGCCGTGGGCCGCGCCGCCGGGCGAGTCCGCGACCTGCTGTCGGTCGGCGCCGATTTGTACCACGCCGGCCTCAGCGCGATCCGGCCCGGCTGCACCGTCGAGGACGTCTCGAACGCGCTGCTGGCCGTCGTTCGGGGCACCCGCTTCGAGCCGTACTACTGCGCCGGGGGATTCGGGCACGGCATCGGCATGTCGGTGATCGAAGTGCCCGGCCTTTACGCCGGCAACGCCACGGCACTGCGGCCCCGGATGACGGTGGCCTATGAACCGATGGTCGTCGTGGAAGGTTTGGGAACCGGCGTGGTGGAGGACACGCTCTTGGTGACCGAGACCGGGTACGAACGGCTGACCAACTATCCGGTCATTACGTGGTCGTAG
- a CDS encoding creatininase family protein, with protein MVVAQGVYLERLAWPEAAELFRRDPLVVLPVGAAAKEHGPHLPLGTDRVLADYLAARVAERVPCVVAPAVTYGYYPSFAHFPGSTHLEAATFGAAVREIVLSLHRHGPRRFLILNTGISTFPVLEVVARDLRRGRCVLVGVTRIEDLGGRALDGLLRQPAGSHADEYETSLMLTIAPDAVRRDRTVREIPDRPKVRGLFVPAPLPGPAQPPRTDDEAPRRGTGVFGDATLATREKGDRILAAVVPNLIAAAEYLTAAPVD; from the coding sequence GTGGTCGTAGCGCAGGGCGTCTACCTCGAGCGGCTCGCCTGGCCGGAAGCGGCCGAACTGTTCCGGCGGGATCCGCTCGTCGTGCTTCCGGTTGGCGCGGCCGCCAAGGAACACGGCCCGCACCTGCCGCTCGGAACCGACCGCGTTCTCGCCGACTATCTCGCGGCGCGCGTGGCGGAACGCGTCCCGTGCGTCGTCGCTCCGGCGGTCACCTACGGGTACTATCCGTCGTTTGCGCATTTTCCCGGCAGCACCCACCTCGAGGCCGCCACGTTCGGCGCGGCGGTGCGCGAGATCGTGTTGTCGCTGCACCGGCACGGGCCGCGGCGGTTCCTCATCCTCAACACCGGGATCTCGACGTTCCCGGTCCTGGAGGTCGTCGCCCGCGACCTGCGGCGGGGCCGCTGCGTCCTGGTGGGCGTCACGCGGATCGAAGACCTCGGCGGACGCGCACTCGACGGCCTCCTCCGGCAGCCGGCGGGCAGCCACGCCGACGAGTACGAAACATCGCTGATGCTGACGATCGCCCCCGACGCGGTGCGGCGCGACCGGACCGTACGCGAAATTCCGGACCGGCCGAAGGTGCGGGGATTGTTCGTGCCGGCGCCGCTTCCCGGGCCGGCTCAACCCCCGCGGACGGACGACGAAGCGCCGCGCCGGGGCACAGGCGTCTTCGGCGACGCGACCCTTGCGACGCGCGAGAAGGGCGACCGCATCCTGGCCGCGGTCGTCCCGAATCTCATCGCCGCCGCGGAGTATCTGACAGCCGCCCCGGTGGACTAG